A section of the Pseudomonas tritici genome encodes:
- the murJ gene encoding murein biosynthesis integral membrane protein MurJ, with the protein MNLLKSLAAVSSITMISRVLGFVRDTLLARIFGASMATDAFFIAFKLPNLLRRIFAEGAFSQAFVPILAEYKTQQGEEATRTFIAYVSGLLTLVLMLVTVLGMLAAPWVIWATAPGFANTPEKFALTTDLLRVTFPYILLISLSSLAGAILNTWNRFSVPAFVPTLLNVSMIIFALFLTPYFDPPVMALGWAVLAGGLAQLLYQLPHLKKIGMLVLPRLNLKDTGVWRVMRNMLPAILGVSVSQISLIINTAFASLLVSGSVSWMYYADRLMELPSGVLGVALGTILLPTLARTYASKDRQEYSRILDWGLRLCFVLVLPCALALGILAEPLTVSLFQYGQFDAHDALMTQYALVAYSVGLLGIIVIKVLAPGFYAQQNIRTPVKIAIFTLVVTQLLNLVFIGPLAHAGLALAISVGACINAGLLFYQLRKQQMFQPQPGWGLFALKLLVAVAVMSAVLLGLMHYMPAWDEGHMLQRFMRLGMLVVAGVVVYFGMLLLQGFRLRDFNRKSLS; encoded by the coding sequence ATGAATCTGCTCAAATCGCTGGCCGCCGTCAGCTCTATCACAATGATCTCCCGGGTTTTGGGGTTTGTGCGTGACACCCTGCTGGCGCGCATTTTCGGCGCCAGCATGGCCACGGATGCCTTCTTTATTGCCTTTAAATTGCCCAACCTGCTGCGGCGAATCTTCGCCGAGGGTGCGTTTTCCCAAGCGTTCGTGCCCATCCTGGCGGAATACAAGACCCAGCAGGGTGAGGAAGCGACGCGCACTTTTATCGCCTATGTCTCGGGCCTGTTGACCCTGGTGCTGATGCTGGTGACCGTGCTCGGCATGCTTGCTGCTCCCTGGGTCATCTGGGCCACAGCCCCGGGTTTCGCCAATACACCAGAAAAATTCGCGCTGACCACTGACCTGCTGCGGGTGACCTTTCCTTATATATTGCTGATCTCCCTTTCATCGCTGGCCGGGGCGATCCTCAATACCTGGAACCGCTTCTCGGTGCCGGCCTTCGTGCCGACCCTGCTGAACGTCAGCATGATCATCTTCGCGCTGTTCCTCACGCCGTACTTCGATCCTCCGGTGATGGCGTTGGGCTGGGCAGTGCTGGCCGGCGGCCTGGCGCAATTGCTCTACCAACTGCCGCACCTGAAAAAAATCGGCATGCTCGTATTGCCGCGCCTGAACCTCAAGGACACCGGCGTCTGGCGCGTGATGCGCAATATGCTGCCGGCGATCCTCGGCGTCTCAGTCAGCCAGATTTCCCTGATTATCAACACGGCGTTCGCTTCGCTGCTGGTGTCCGGCTCGGTGTCGTGGATGTACTACGCCGATCGTCTGATGGAATTGCCGTCCGGCGTGCTGGGCGTGGCGCTGGGCACGATTTTGCTGCCAACCCTGGCGCGCACTTACGCCAGCAAGGACCGCCAGGAATACTCGCGCATCCTCGATTGGGGCCTGCGCCTGTGTTTTGTACTAGTGCTGCCATGTGCCCTGGCCCTGGGGATTCTGGCGGAGCCGCTGACCGTGTCGCTGTTTCAATACGGCCAATTCGATGCCCATGATGCATTGATGACGCAGTACGCACTGGTCGCCTATTCCGTAGGGTTGCTCGGCATTATCGTGATCAAGGTGCTGGCACCAGGCTTCTACGCCCAGCAAAACATCCGTACACCGGTCAAAATCGCCATTTTTACCTTGGTCGTAACGCAGCTGCTCAACCTGGTGTTCATCGGTCCGTTGGCCCATGCCGGCCTGGCACTGGCTATCAGCGTCGGTGCGTGCATCAACGCCGGGCTGTTGTTTTACCAGCTGCGCAAGCAGCAAATGTTCCAGCCGCAGCCCGGTTGGGGCCTGTTTGCGCTAAAGCTGCTGGTAGCGGTGGCGGTGATGTCGGCCGTGCTGCTGGGCTTGATGCACTATATGCCCGCCTGGGACGAGGGCCACATGCTGCAGCGCTTTATGCGCCTTGGCATGCTGGTAGTTGCCGGTGTGGTGGTGTACTTCGGGATGTTGCTGCTGCAAGGCTTCCGCCTGCGGGATTTCAATCGCAAGTCACTGAGCTAG
- the ribF gene encoding bifunctional riboflavin kinase/FAD synthetase: MQLVRGLHNLRPEHRGCVATIGNFDGVHRGHQAILARLRERAVELGVPSCVVIFEPQPREYFTPGTAPARLARLRDKLQLLAEEGVDRVLCLAFNQRLQSLSAAEFVDRILVDGLGVQHLEVGDDFRFGCDRVGDFDFLLQAGANQGFTVEAAQTVELDGLRVSSTQVRNALAAADFALAERLLGRPFRIAGRVLHGQKLARQLGTPTANVQLKRRRVPLTGVYLVSVDIDGQAWPGVANIGVRPTVAGDGKAHLEVHLLDFAGDLYDRRLTVVFHQKLREEQRFASLEALKTAINADVAAARALAAPSAHR, encoded by the coding sequence ATGCAGCTGGTTCGAGGTCTCCACAACCTGCGCCCTGAACATCGGGGCTGCGTCGCCACTATTGGCAACTTTGACGGTGTTCACCGTGGCCACCAGGCTATCCTGGCCCGGCTGCGCGAGCGCGCAGTCGAGTTGGGCGTGCCCAGCTGCGTGGTGATTTTTGAGCCGCAGCCGCGGGAATACTTTACCCCCGGGACAGCGCCGGCGCGTCTTGCCCGCCTGCGGGACAAGCTGCAACTGCTGGCGGAAGAGGGTGTAGACCGCGTCCTCTGCCTGGCTTTCAACCAGCGCTTGCAAAGCCTGAGCGCTGCCGAGTTCGTCGACCGCATCCTCGTCGATGGCCTGGGTGTGCAGCATTTGGAGGTCGGTGACGACTTCCGCTTTGGTTGCGACCGCGTCGGGGATTTCGATTTCCTGCTACAGGCCGGTGCCAACCAGGGGTTTACCGTCGAAGCCGCGCAAACCGTCGAACTGGACGGCCTGCGCGTGAGCAGCACCCAGGTGCGTAACGCCCTGGCTGCTGCCGACTTCGCCTTGGCCGAGCGTTTGCTCGGCCGTCCGTTCCGCATTGCCGGACGGGTCCTGCACGGCCAGAAGCTGGCGCGCCAATTGGGCACGCCAACCGCCAACGTGCAACTCAAGCGTCGTCGTGTGCCACTGACCGGGGTGTATCTGGTGAGTGTCGACATTGATGGCCAAGCGTGGCCGGGAGTCGCCAACATAGGCGTCAGGCCCACGGTTGCAGGTGATGGCAAGGCCCACCTGGAAGTACACCTGCTGGATTTTGCCGGTGATCTGTATGACCGGCGTTTGACGGTGGTTTTCCACCAGAAGCTGCGTGAAGAGCAGCGTTTCGCCTCCCTTGAGGCGTTGAAAACGGCGATCAATGCGGATGTCGCCGCCGCCCGTGCACTAGCCGCACCTAGCGCCCATCGCTAA
- the ileS gene encoding isoleucine--tRNA ligase encodes MTDYKATLNLPDTAFPMKAGLPQREPQILQRWDSIGLYGKLREIGKDRPKFVLHDGPPYANGTIHIGHALNKILKDMILRSKTLSGFDAPYVPGWDCHGLPIEHKVEVTYGKNLGADKTRELCRAYATEQIEGQKSEFIRLGVLGEWDNPYKTMNFKNEAGEIRALAEIVKGGFVFKGLKPVNWCFDCGSALAEAEVEYEDKKSSTIDVAFPIADDAKLAQAFGLASLSKPAAIVIWTTTPWTIPANQALNVHPEFTYALVDVGDRLLVLAEEMVEACLARYELQGSVIATTTGSALELINFRHPFYDRLSPVYLADYVELGSGTGIVHCSPAYGVDDFVICKKYGLVNDDIINPVQSNGVYVPSLEFFGGQFIFKADQPIIEKLREVGALMQTATIQHSYMHCWRHKTPLIYRATAQWFIGMDKEPTRGDTLRNRAIKAIEETKFVPAWGQARLHSMIANRPDWCISRQRNWGVPIPFFLNKESGELHPRTVELMEIVAQRVEQEGIEAWFKMDAAELLGDEAPQYDKISDTLDVWFDSGTTHWHVLRGSHPMGHETGPRADLYLEGSDQHRGWFHSSLLTGCAIDDHAPYRELLTHGFTVDETGRKMSKSLKNVIEPKKINDTLGADIMRLWVASTDYSGEIAVSDQILARSADAYRRIRNTARFLLSNLTGFNPATDILPAEDMLALDRWAVDRTLLLQRELQESYGEYRFWNVYSKIHNFCVQELGGFYLDIIKDRQYTTGANSKARRSAQTALYHISEALVRWIAPILAFTADELWEYLPGERNESVMLNTWYEGLTELPADFELGREYWEGVMAVKVAVNKELEVQRAAKAVGGNLQAEVTLFAEEGLTADLAKLSNELRFVLITSTASLAPFAQAPADAVATEVPGLKLKVVKSAFPKCARCWHCREDVGVNPEHPEICGRCVDNISGAGEVRHYA; translated from the coding sequence ATGACCGACTATAAAGCCACGCTAAACCTTCCGGACACCGCCTTCCCAATGAAGGCCGGCCTGCCACAGCGCGAACCGCAGATCCTGCAGCGCTGGGACAGTATTGGCCTGTACGGAAAGTTGCGCGAAATTGGCAAGGATCGTCCGAAGTTCGTCCTGCACGACGGCCCTCCTTATGCCAACGGCACGATTCACATCGGTCATGCGCTGAACAAAATTCTCAAGGACATGATCCTGCGCTCGAAGACCCTGTCGGGCTTCGACGCGCCGTACGTCCCGGGTTGGGACTGCCACGGCCTGCCGATCGAACACAAAGTCGAAGTGACCTACGGCAAGAACCTGGGCGCGGATAAAACCCGCGAACTGTGCCGTGCCTACGCTACCGAGCAGATCGAAGGGCAGAAGTCCGAATTCATCCGCCTGGGCGTGTTGGGCGAGTGGGACAACCCGTACAAGACCATGAACTTCAAGAACGAGGCCGGTGAAATCCGTGCCTTGGCCGAAATCGTCAAAGGCGGTTTCGTGTTCAAGGGCCTCAAGCCCGTGAACTGGTGCTTTGACTGCGGTTCGGCCCTGGCTGAGGCGGAAGTCGAGTACGAAGACAAGAAGTCCTCGACCATCGACGTGGCCTTCCCGATCGCAGACGACGCCAAGTTGGCCCAGGCTTTTGGCCTGGCAAGCCTGAGCAAACCGGCTGCCATTGTGATCTGGACCACCACCCCGTGGACCATCCCGGCCAACCAGGCGCTGAACGTGCACCCGGAATTCACCTACGCCCTGGTGGACGTCGGTGATCGCCTGCTGGTGCTGGCCGAGGAAATGGTCGAAGCCTGCCTGGCGCGTTACGAACTGCAAGGTTCGGTGATTGCCACTACCACCGGCTCTGCGCTGGAACTGATCAACTTCCGTCACCCGTTCTATGACCGCCTGTCGCCGGTGTACCTGGCTGACTACGTCGAACTGGGTTCGGGTACTGGCATTGTTCACTGCTCGCCGGCCTATGGCGTGGACGACTTCGTGATCTGCAAGAAGTACGGCCTGGTCAACGACGACATCATCAACCCGGTGCAAAGCAACGGCGTCTACGTGCCGTCGCTGGAGTTCTTCGGCGGCCAGTTCATCTTCAAGGCCGACCAGCCGATCATCGAAAAGCTGCGTGAAGTCGGTGCGCTGATGCAAACCGCGACCATCCAGCACAGCTACATGCATTGCTGGCGCCACAAGACTCCGCTGATCTACCGCGCCACCGCGCAGTGGTTCATCGGCATGGACAAAGAGCCGACCCGCGGCGACACCCTGCGTAATCGCGCGATCAAGGCTATCGAAGAAACCAAGTTCGTCCCGGCCTGGGGCCAGGCGCGCCTGCACTCGATGATCGCCAATCGTCCGGACTGGTGCATCTCCCGCCAGCGTAACTGGGGCGTGCCAATCCCGTTCTTCCTGAACAAGGAAAGCGGCGAGCTGCACCCACGTACCGTTGAACTGATGGAAATCGTTGCCCAGCGCGTTGAACAGGAAGGCATCGAAGCCTGGTTCAAAATGGACGCCGCCGAACTGCTGGGCGATGAAGCGCCGCAGTACGACAAGATCAGCGACACCCTCGACGTGTGGTTCGACTCCGGCACCACCCATTGGCACGTCCTGCGCGGCTCGCACCCAATGGGCCACGAGACCGGCCCGCGTGCCGACTTGTATCTGGAAGGTTCGGACCAACACCGTGGCTGGTTCCACTCGTCGCTGCTGACCGGTTGCGCCATCGACGACCACGCGCCGTACCGCGAACTGCTGACCCACGGCTTCACCGTCGACGAGACGGGCCGCAAGATGTCCAAGTCGTTGAAGAACGTGATCGAGCCGAAAAAGATCAACGACACCCTGGGCGCCGACATCATGCGTCTGTGGGTAGCGTCGACCGACTATTCGGGCGAGATCGCCGTGTCGGATCAGATCCTGGCTCGTAGCGCCGATGCCTACCGCCGTATCCGAAATACCGCACGCTTCCTGCTGTCGAACCTGACCGGTTTCAACCCGGCGACCGATATCCTGCCGGCCGAGGACATGCTCGCCCTGGACCGTTGGGCTGTGGACCGTACCCTGTTGCTGCAGCGTGAGTTGCAGGAGAGCTACGGCGAATACCGCTTCTGGAACGTCTACTCGAAGATCCACAACTTCTGCGTGCAGGAGCTGGGTGGTTTCTACCTCGACATCATCAAGGATCGCCAGTACACCACCGGCGCCAACAGCAAGGCACGCCGCTCGGCGCAGACTGCGCTGTACCACATCAGCGAAGCGCTGGTGCGCTGGATCGCGCCGATCCTGGCGTTCACCGCCGACGAACTGTGGGAATACCTGCCGGGCGAGCGTAACGAGTCCGTGATGCTCAACACCTGGTACGAAGGCCTGACCGAACTGCCGGCCGACTTCGAACTGGGCCGCGAATATTGGGAAGGCGTAATGGCCGTCAAGGTTGCGGTGAACAAGGAGTTGGAAGTGCAACGTGCGGCCAAGGCCGTCGGTGGCAACCTGCAAGCCGAAGTCACCCTGTTTGCCGAGGAAGGCCTGACCGCCGACCTGGCCAAGCTGAGCAACGAACTGCGCTTCGTGCTGATCACCTCCACCGCGAGCCTGGCACCGTTTGCCCAGGCTCCGGCGGACGCGGTTGCCACCGAAGTACCGGGCCTCAAGCTCAAAGTGGTCAAGTCGGCCTTCCCTAAGTGCGCCCGTTGCTGGCACTGCCGCGAAGATGTTGGCGTGAACCCTGAGCATCCGGAAATCTGTGGTCGTTGTGTCGACAACATCTCGGGTGCTGGTGAGGTTCGCCACTATGCCTAA
- the lspA gene encoding signal peptidase II, which translates to MPNAGRFGRLGWLVLSLLVLVIDQVSKAHFEGTLEMFQQIVVIPDYFSWTLAYNTGAAFSFLADGGGWQRWLFAVIAVVVSAVLVVWLKRLGRDDTWLAIALALVLGGALGNLYDRIALGHVIDFILVHWQNRWYFPAFNFADSAITVGAIMLALDMFKSKKTGETVND; encoded by the coding sequence ATGCCTAATGCCGGTCGTTTCGGACGTCTGGGCTGGCTCGTACTGAGCTTGCTGGTGCTGGTCATTGACCAGGTCAGCAAGGCTCATTTCGAGGGCACTCTGGAAATGTTCCAGCAGATCGTAGTCATCCCGGATTACTTCAGCTGGACCCTGGCCTACAACACTGGCGCGGCCTTCAGCTTCCTCGCTGATGGAGGCGGCTGGCAGCGCTGGCTGTTCGCCGTGATCGCGGTGGTGGTCAGTGCGGTGCTGGTCGTGTGGCTCAAGCGTCTTGGTCGCGATGACACCTGGTTGGCGATCGCCTTGGCTCTGGTGTTGGGTGGCGCGCTGGGCAACCTGTACGATCGCATTGCCCTGGGCCATGTGATTGACTTCATCTTGGTGCATTGGCAGAACCGTTGGTACTTCCCGGCTTTCAATTTTGCCGACAGTGCCATCACCGTCGGTGCAATCATGCTGGCGTTGGACATGTTCAAAAGTAAGAAAACCGGAGAGACCGTCAATGACTGA
- a CDS encoding FKBP-type peptidyl-prolyl cis-trans isomerase, producing the protein MAEQRIGQNTEVTLHFALRLENGDTVDSTFDKAPATFKVGDGNLLPGFEAALFGFKAGDKRTLQILPENAFGQPNPQNVQIIPRSQFQDMDLSEGLLVIFNDAANTELPGVVKTFDDAQVTIDFNHPLSGKTLTFDVEIFSVKAL; encoded by the coding sequence TTGGCTGAGCAACGCATCGGCCAGAACACGGAAGTCACCTTGCATTTCGCACTGCGCCTTGAGAACGGCGACACGGTCGACAGCACGTTCGACAAAGCCCCGGCTACCTTCAAGGTGGGCGACGGCAACCTGCTGCCGGGTTTCGAAGCGGCCCTGTTCGGCTTCAAGGCGGGTGACAAGCGTACCCTGCAGATCCTGCCGGAAAACGCCTTTGGCCAGCCCAACCCGCAAAACGTGCAAATCATCCCGCGTTCGCAGTTCCAGGACATGGACCTGTCGGAAGGCCTGCTGGTGATCTTCAACGATGCGGCGAATACCGAGCTGCCCGGCGTGGTGAAAACCTTTGATGACGCGCAAGTGACCATCGACTTCAACCACCCGCTGTCCGGTAAAACCTTGACCTTTGACGTTGAAATCTTCAGCGTTAAAGCGCTTTAA
- the ispH gene encoding 4-hydroxy-3-methylbut-2-enyl diphosphate reductase has protein sequence MQIKLANPRGFCAGVDRAIEIVNRALEVFGPPIYVRHEVVHNKFVVEDLRARGAIFVEELDQVPDDVIVIFSAHGVSQAVRTEAAGRGLKVFDATCPLVTKVHIEVARYSRDGRECILIGHAGHPEVEGTMGQYDASNGGAIYLVEDEKDVANLQVQNPERLAFVTQTTLSMDDTSRVIDALRSRFPAIGGPRKDDICYATQNRQDAVKQLADECDVVLVVGSPNSSNSNRLRELAERMATPAYLIDGAEDMQRSWFDGVERIGITAGASAPEVLVRGVIQQLHAWGATGADELAGREENITFSMPKELRVRSLL, from the coding sequence ATGCAAATCAAACTCGCCAACCCCCGTGGCTTCTGCGCCGGTGTGGACCGGGCGATCGAAATCGTCAATCGCGCCCTGGAAGTCTTCGGGCCGCCGATTTACGTGCGCCATGAAGTCGTCCACAACAAATTCGTGGTCGAGGACCTGCGCGCGCGCGGTGCCATCTTTGTCGAAGAGCTGGACCAGGTGCCGGACGACGTAATCGTCATCTTCAGCGCCCACGGTGTTTCCCAGGCCGTGCGTACCGAAGCGGCAGGCCGTGGCCTGAAAGTCTTCGATGCCACCTGCCCGTTGGTCACCAAGGTGCACATCGAAGTCGCGCGCTACAGCCGTGACGGTCGAGAGTGCATCCTGATCGGCCATGCCGGCCACCCGGAAGTTGAAGGCACCATGGGCCAGTACGATGCCAGCAATGGCGGGGCTATCTACCTGGTCGAAGACGAAAAGGATGTTGCCAATCTTCAGGTGCAAAACCCTGAACGCCTGGCATTCGTGACCCAGACCACCTTGTCTATGGACGACACCAGCCGCGTTATCGACGCGCTGCGTAGTCGCTTCCCGGCCATCGGCGGGCCGCGCAAGGACGACATCTGCTACGCCACCCAAAACCGGCAGGACGCGGTCAAGCAACTGGCCGATGAATGTGACGTGGTCCTGGTGGTCGGCAGCCCTAACAGCTCCAACTCCAACCGCCTGCGTGAGCTGGCTGAGCGCATGGCAACCCCTGCATACCTGATCGACGGCGCCGAAGACATGCAGCGCAGCTGGTTCGATGGCGTCGAGCGCATTGGTATCACGGCGGGTGCTTCGGCCCCGGAAGTGCTGGTGCGCGGCGTTATCCAGCAGTTGCATGCGTGGGGTGCCACCGGTGCGGACGAACTGGCGGGTCGCGAAGAAAACATCACGTTCTCCATGCCCAAGGAGCTGCGGGTTCGCTCGCTGCTCTGA
- the pilV gene encoding type IV pilus modification protein PilV, translated as MLACPNTSFPHALLRHQRGMTLIEVLVAVLILTIGLLGAAVIQLNALKYTDSARMTSQASFIAYDMLDRIRANSAADYAWERSERAPASSATASVRDQDLHDFEANILGFAGESAKGAVSISANEATVSISWDDSRGANSPGARETFILTSRVSDEPGVTQ; from the coding sequence ATGCTTGCCTGCCCAAACACCAGTTTTCCCCACGCCTTACTCCGGCACCAACGCGGCATGACGCTGATCGAGGTGTTGGTTGCGGTGCTGATTCTCACCATCGGGCTGTTGGGCGCGGCGGTGATCCAGCTCAATGCGCTGAAATACACCGACAGTGCCAGGATGACCAGCCAGGCCAGTTTCATTGCCTACGACATGCTCGACCGAATCCGCGCCAATTCCGCTGCCGACTACGCATGGGAGCGGTCCGAGCGTGCTCCGGCGAGCAGCGCTACCGCTAGCGTGCGCGACCAGGACCTGCATGATTTCGAGGCGAATATTCTCGGCTTCGCCGGGGAGAGCGCCAAAGGCGCGGTGTCGATCAGTGCAAACGAAGCCACTGTCAGTATCAGTTGGGATGACAGTCGAGGCGCTAACAGCCCGGGTGCTCGGGAAACATTCATTCTGACCAGTCGCGTCAGTGATGAGCCGGGGGTGACGCAATGA
- a CDS encoding PilW family protein, whose product MRRRTRGFSLVELLLALAMGLVLVLGVSQVAVNSRTTHDSQQAAMMLQDDARFVLGKMSQDIRQAGMFGCLATEFIDNAPPAFDRPVSWSAGAGARSLTLVTADVGNESGKPDWTVLSDCTGSAQAYAGNSPVPAPGQIRFALRQLTYIFEAGQLKVSTPAAPAKAVLVDNVQAFDISFGVAAKPASTEVVRYDPSPAAVSLIRSVRILMTLRDPTDRVKDQTYSVVAALRNRLG is encoded by the coding sequence ATGAGGCGTCGCACTCGGGGTTTCAGCTTGGTGGAATTGCTGTTGGCTTTGGCGATGGGCTTGGTGCTGGTGCTAGGGGTCAGCCAGGTGGCGGTCAATTCCAGGACCACCCACGACAGCCAGCAGGCCGCCATGATGCTGCAGGATGATGCGCGGTTCGTGCTGGGCAAGATGAGCCAGGATATCCGTCAGGCGGGCATGTTTGGCTGTTTGGCCACGGAGTTTATCGACAACGCTCCTCCGGCCTTTGATCGGCCTGTCAGTTGGAGTGCTGGGGCGGGTGCAAGGTCGCTCACGCTGGTGACCGCGGATGTCGGCAATGAGAGTGGCAAACCCGATTGGACGGTGCTGTCTGACTGCACAGGCAGCGCCCAAGCGTATGCCGGAAATTCCCCTGTGCCTGCACCCGGACAGATCCGTTTTGCACTGCGCCAACTCACGTACATCTTCGAAGCGGGCCAATTGAAGGTCAGCACGCCTGCGGCCCCTGCCAAGGCAGTGCTGGTGGATAACGTGCAGGCATTCGATATCAGCTTTGGCGTGGCTGCCAAACCCGCATCAACGGAGGTGGTGCGCTACGACCCGAGTCCGGCCGCCGTATCCCTGATACGCAGTGTGCGCATCCTGATGACGCTGCGAGATCCGACCGACCGGGTTAAAGATCAAACCTACAGCGTCGTGGCGGCGCTGCGAAACCGTCTGGGGTAA
- a CDS encoding pilus assembly PilX family protein, with protein sequence MMLTEGIRLRQAGMVLLISLVFLLLVSLIGLSSMQGAVTQQKIAGSLWQRNQSLQSAESGLRRGEQAIQRSFAALPLCQSIVACAPPQAAFSVVGAGMDPVSGVTWVALKGGVYGIQFLGPGVGLARLPAQTPAAVYRVTAVGLSGQLRTVLESVYARVEEEGGSRFRRVAWRQLQ encoded by the coding sequence ATGATGCTGACAGAGGGTATTCGTTTGCGCCAGGCGGGCATGGTTCTGCTGATCAGTCTGGTGTTCCTGTTGCTGGTGTCGCTGATCGGTTTGTCATCGATGCAAGGCGCAGTCACCCAGCAAAAGATCGCCGGTAGTCTCTGGCAGCGCAATCAGTCGCTGCAAAGTGCCGAGAGTGGCTTGAGGCGCGGCGAGCAGGCCATACAGCGGTCATTTGCGGCGCTGCCGTTGTGTCAGTCGATAGTTGCCTGTGCGCCGCCGCAAGCAGCATTTTCAGTGGTCGGGGCTGGAATGGACCCTGTTTCGGGCGTCACCTGGGTTGCGCTTAAGGGTGGTGTATACGGCATTCAGTTCCTCGGCCCCGGAGTAGGGTTGGCCCGTTTACCCGCGCAAACACCCGCTGCGGTGTACCGAGTGACGGCTGTCGGGCTGAGCGGCCAACTGCGCACGGTGCTGGAGAGCGTCTACGCGCGGGTGGAAGAAGAGGGCGGCTCACGTTTTCGGCGTGTGGCATGGCGACAACTTCAATAA
- a CDS encoding type IV pilin protein has translation MGMDSQGFTLIELLIAVAIIAVLAGIAYPGYTGHMKKVYRAEIVALLTEQAQQLERFYTRNGTFIDASGVSAGNDRYRISAALNPQDFQLVATPAVDSIMVGDPCGDFSLTSTGARSNPGAAPDMSRKLCWGQ, from the coding sequence ATGGGCATGGATAGCCAGGGTTTTACCCTGATCGAGTTACTGATCGCTGTAGCGATCATCGCGGTTCTGGCCGGGATCGCTTATCCCGGATACACCGGCCATATGAAAAAGGTGTATCGCGCTGAAATCGTCGCGTTGTTGACCGAGCAAGCTCAACAACTGGAGCGCTTTTATACGAGGAACGGTACTTTTATTGACGCAAGCGGCGTCAGTGCGGGCAATGATCGCTATAGAATCAGCGCTGCATTGAACCCTCAGGATTTCCAGCTGGTGGCCACGCCTGCCGTCGACTCGATAATGGTCGGCGACCCTTGCGGCGACTTCAGCCTGACCAGCACCGGTGCGCGGTCCAATCCGGGCGCGGCGCCGGACATGTCGCGCAAGCTGTGCTGGGGGCAGTGA
- the thiO gene encoding glycine oxidase ThiO, which translates to MAEQQQVVIVGGGVIGLLTAFNLATQGQAVVLLERAGLGQESSWAGGGIVSPLYPWRYSPAVTALAHWSQDFYPQLAERLFTATGVDPEVHTTGLYWLDLDDEAEALAWAEREGRPLSKVDVSAAHDAVPVLGSGYSQAIYMANVANVRNPRLVKSLKAALLALPGVTIHEQCEVTGFALDAGNVVGVKTADGPIFGDHVVLAAGAWSGELLGTLGLALPVEPVKGQMILYKCASDFLSSMVLAKGRYAIPRRDGHILVGSTLEHEGFDKTPTETALESLKASAVELIPALADAEVVGHWAGLRPGSPEGIPYIGRVPGFKGLWLNCGHYRNGLVLAPASCQLFTDLLLARTPIIDPAPYAPEGRINAG; encoded by the coding sequence ATGGCAGAGCAACAGCAGGTAGTGATTGTCGGTGGCGGGGTCATCGGCTTGTTGACGGCGTTCAACCTGGCGACCCAAGGGCAAGCGGTGGTGCTGCTGGAGCGCGCGGGGTTGGGGCAGGAGTCTTCCTGGGCGGGTGGTGGCATTGTTTCGCCGCTGTATCCGTGGCGCTACAGCCCGGCAGTTACCGCGCTGGCGCATTGGTCCCAGGATTTTTATCCACAGCTGGCAGAACGCTTGTTTACTGCGACGGGTGTCGACCCTGAGGTGCATACCACTGGATTGTACTGGCTGGACCTGGACGACGAAGCCGAAGCCCTGGCTTGGGCTGAACGTGAGGGCCGGCCGTTGAGCAAAGTGGACGTGTCAGCCGCCCATGATGCCGTTCCGGTGCTGGGCAGTGGGTACTCCCAGGCGATCTATATGGCCAACGTCGCCAATGTGCGCAACCCGCGCTTGGTCAAATCCCTCAAGGCTGCACTGCTGGCGCTGCCCGGTGTGACCATTCATGAACAGTGCGAAGTGACCGGGTTTGCCCTGGACGCTGGCAATGTGGTGGGCGTGAAGACGGCCGACGGCCCGATCTTCGGCGATCATGTCGTTCTTGCGGCGGGCGCCTGGAGCGGTGAGTTGCTTGGCACACTCGGCTTGGCGCTACCGGTGGAGCCGGTCAAAGGCCAGATGATCCTGTACAAATGCGCCTCTGACTTCCTGTCGAGCATGGTCCTGGCCAAGGGGCGCTATGCGATCCCTCGGCGTGACGGGCACATCCTGGTCGGCAGTACGCTGGAGCATGAAGGCTTCGACAAGACTCCCACTGAAACAGCGTTGGAAAGCCTCAAGGCGTCAGCGGTGGAGTTGATTCCTGCCTTGGCGGACGCCGAGGTTGTTGGGCACTGGGCCGGATTGCGCCCAGGTTCGCCGGAAGGTATCCCTTACATCGGCCGCGTGCCGGGCTTCAAAGGGTTGTGGCTCAATTGCGGGCATTACCGCAATGGCCTGGTGCTTGCGCCGGCGTCCTGCCAATTATTTACCGACTTGCTGCTGGCGCGTACGCCAATTATCGACCCGGCGCCTTATGCGCCCGAGGGTCGGATCAACGCTGGATAG